One region of Gossypium raimondii isolate GPD5lz chromosome 6, ASM2569854v1, whole genome shotgun sequence genomic DNA includes:
- the LOC105772094 gene encoding pectate lyase 1, protein MATTLSCCFTVALFMVFLMESPSSCLANMNVIDKCWRGNLLWRSQRQQLAKCSVGFVGKMINNIGKDVVKYKVIDPSDDPMSPKSGTLRYGTTMIKGKVCITFKNSMTITLQRPLLLSSFTAIDGRGVDVHINGAGCLLVYQATDIIIHGLRIHHCKAQPPSTVMGPNVKVIPLGQMDGDALRLVTARTVWIDHNTLYECQDGLSVGACMY, encoded by the coding sequence ATGGCTACAACGTTATCATGTTGCTTCACAGTGGCTCTTTTCATGGTCTTTCTAATGGAAAGTCCGAGTTCGTGTTTGGCTAATATGAatgtaattgataaatgttGGAGAGGGAACCTTCTTTGGCGAAGTCAACGACAACAATTGGCCAAATGCTCCGTCGGTTTTGTCGGCAAAATGATCAACAACATTGGTAAAGACGTCGTGAAATACAAGGTTATTGATCCTTCCGACGACCCTATGAGTCCTAAATCAGGGACCCTTCGTTATGGAACCACAATGATCAAAGGAAAAGTATGTATCACATTCAAAAATAGCATGACCATCACACTCCAAAGACCACTTCTTTTAAGCAGCTTCACAGCCATTGACGGTCGTGGCGTCGATGTCCACATAAATGGCGCTGGATGTCTGTTGGTGTACCAAGCGACCGATATAATCATCCATGGGCTTCGTATCCACCATTGTAAGGCCCAACCACCTAGCACTGTGATGGGTCCAAACGTGAAGGTGATCCCTTTAGGCCAAATGGATGGAGACGCTTTAAGATTGGTCACCGCAAGGACAGTGTGGATCGATCATAACACATTGTATGAGTGCCAGGACGGCTTATCAGTTGGAGCTTGCATGTACTGA